From the genome of Scytonema hofmannii PCC 7110, one region includes:
- a CDS encoding zinc ribbon domain-containing protein, whose protein sequence is METTTCPRCHQPVNSQAVTCPHCRIELKAYGHPGIPLHRATGEKYLCDTCTYHVDESCTYPQRPHAKECILYQNIDERQLELQQQNQSSSFGVTVQNWVRRNQALLLLLALLFICFLIVFFSS, encoded by the coding sequence TTGGAAACTACAACTTGTCCTCGTTGCCATCAACCTGTTAACTCCCAAGCTGTAACTTGTCCCCATTGTCGCATCGAGTTAAAAGCTTACGGACATCCAGGTATTCCCCTGCATCGCGCCACGGGTGAAAAATATCTCTGCGACACTTGTACTTACCATGTTGATGAGAGCTGTACTTATCCTCAGCGTCCTCACGCTAAAGAGTGCATCCTCTACCAAAATATAGATGAAAGGCAATTAGAGTTGCAGCAACAGAACCAATCTAGCAGCTTTGGTGTCACTGTTCAAAATTGGGTGAGACGCAATCAAGCTTTGCTACTGTTGCTGGCTTTATTATTCATTTGTTTTCTTATTGTATTCTTTTCTTCTTGA
- a CDS encoding sensor histidine kinase, with translation MFTRSRRNLAYLFTISMGSILVAFAGIAYYLVVQQQLQAFDERLYSTSKTIVKSIQYPTYNKRWQYKQKEVPIFGDTLPPVNNDVVYVRLYNFNKELVDYFGLPGSARLIVAPGFQTIKITSNQPRITPNQELIRELTLPIIQNEILLGYIQVGLPLTSLRESLNRARLFFTLGVPLTLALVGVTGWFLGGLAMQPTLRAYEQLQRFTADASHELRAPVAAILSNAQVALMPPQDESEQLYRLENIVEIAKSMSDLINNLLFLARQDGPLDITKLKTIDVVKLLQTLAKEYQQQAAAQNLNFTVQIPQQLVHLKADADLLKQAVVNLLNNALKYTLEKGTVTLRLLTPPHRVIIQVEDSGIGIPEEDLSHIFERFYRVDTVRSRQTGGFGLGLAIAQQIVQAHHGNLTVRSVLGQGSTFEIEILLKGKS, from the coding sequence ATGTTTACTCGCAGCCGTCGCAATTTAGCATACTTGTTCACCATATCAATGGGGAGTATTCTTGTCGCCTTTGCTGGTATAGCTTACTACCTGGTTGTTCAACAGCAACTACAGGCTTTTGATGAAAGGCTTTACTCTACAAGTAAAACCATTGTTAAGAGTATACAATACCCTACATATAACAAACGATGGCAGTATAAGCAAAAGGAAGTTCCCATATTTGGCGATACGTTACCACCAGTTAATAATGATGTTGTCTATGTCCGTTTGTATAATTTTAACAAAGAATTGGTGGACTATTTTGGTCTTCCAGGTTCGGCAAGACTAATCGTTGCTCCTGGTTTTCAAACTATAAAAATCACCAGTAACCAACCCAGAATAACTCCCAATCAAGAGTTGATTCGAGAATTAACGTTACCAATTATACAAAATGAGATTTTACTTGGATATATTCAAGTAGGTCTTCCTCTAACATCTCTACGCGAAAGTTTAAATAGAGCAAGGTTATTTTTCACACTGGGCGTGCCTTTAACTTTAGCATTAGTTGGTGTAACTGGGTGGTTTCTGGGAGGGCTTGCCATGCAACCTACTCTTCGAGCCTACGAACAACTACAGCGCTTCACGGCGGATGCTTCCCATGAATTACGTGCTCCTGTGGCTGCTATTTTAAGTAATGCACAAGTGGCTCTCATGCCCCCACAAGATGAATCAGAGCAACTTTATCGTTTGGAAAATATTGTCGAGATTGCTAAATCAATGAGCGATCTCATTAATAATCTATTGTTCCTCGCTCGCCAAGATGGTCCTCTAGATATTACCAAACTCAAGACTATCGATGTTGTTAAACTCCTACAAACTCTGGCAAAAGAATATCAGCAACAAGCCGCCGCACAAAATCTAAACTTTACCGTTCAAATACCCCAACAACTCGTACATCTTAAAGCCGATGCCGATTTATTAAAACAGGCTGTTGTTAATTTACTCAACAATGCCTTGAAATATACTCTTGAGAAAGGTACAGTAACACTAAGGTTACTGACACCACCCCATCGGGTGATTATTCAGGTAGAAGATAGCGGTATAGGTATTCCAGAGGAAGATTTATCCCATATCTTTGAACGGTTCTACCGAGTAGATACAGTGCGATCGCGTCAAACAGGTGGCTTCGGATTAGGATTGGCAATTGCCCAGCAAATTGTACAAGCGCATCACGGAAACCTTACGGTAAGGAGTGTGCTGGGACAAGGTTCCACATTTGAAATAGAAATTTTACTTAAAGGGAAGAGTTAG
- a CDS encoding M28 family peptidase — MISFNKKQKKPWLKTALVSALIWLPTACAVRSNGVGKIILSPSVAQTTNSNRTLADVEALVNLGPRVTGTPVMEKASTYLVDEYRKAGYVTEVQTFTYSKFQDNGSNLTINGETIKGTALNGTIPGNLNAPLIAIPNFGRKADFAAVNVTGAIAVVRRGEIRFSEKAKNAVAAGAVGLVIVNNKSGDLYGSLAEEVKIPVLALSSEKGDRLLQQVQRIAQNASLKIDAQKRNVTGRNIIAHLEGVTQPKILLGAHYDSVAGSPGANDNASGTAVLLSLARNLSKTQTSREAWFVAFDGEEDGLQGSRAFIKTAKPQFISGLKAMINFDMVGVNNQLGIGGTSSLTKFARNIKPYVKIFGSSDGSDHAVFASKNVPILFFYRGEEPNYHTPNDRKVEPKLLDETTQAGLDIIQQILNAKD, encoded by the coding sequence ATGATTTCGTTCAACAAAAAGCAAAAAAAACCTTGGTTAAAAACTGCACTGGTGAGTGCTTTGATTTGGCTTCCCACAGCCTGTGCTGTTCGGTCAAATGGTGTTGGGAAAATTATCTTATCTCCATCGGTTGCACAGACGACGAACTCTAACCGAACTCTTGCGGATGTAGAAGCTTTAGTGAATCTCGGTCCAAGAGTGACTGGTACACCAGTTATGGAAAAAGCTAGCACTTATCTAGTGGATGAGTATCGTAAAGCTGGTTATGTGACAGAAGTTCAAACTTTTACTTATTCTAAGTTTCAAGATAATGGTTCTAATTTGACAATTAATGGAGAGACAATTAAGGGAACAGCTCTCAATGGCACAATCCCTGGAAACCTAAATGCTCCACTTATTGCAATTCCTAACTTTGGACGAAAAGCTGATTTTGCCGCAGTGAATGTTACTGGAGCAATTGCTGTCGTGCGACGCGGAGAAATTCGCTTCTCGGAAAAAGCAAAAAATGCCGTAGCGGCGGGCGCAGTTGGTTTGGTGATTGTCAATAACAAATCGGGCGATTTATACGGGAGTTTGGCAGAGGAAGTCAAAATACCAGTTTTGGCGCTTTCAAGTGAGAAAGGCGATCGCTTACTTCAACAAGTACAAAGAATAGCACAAAATGCCAGTTTAAAAATTGATGCTCAAAAGCGTAATGTTACAGGACGCAATATTATTGCTCACCTTGAGGGCGTGACTCAACCAAAAATTCTTCTTGGTGCTCACTACGACTCAGTAGCTGGTTCACCAGGAGCAAATGATAATGCTTCAGGAACAGCAGTTTTATTATCCCTTGCTCGCAATTTGTCAAAAACACAAACTTCCCGTGAAGCGTGGTTTGTAGCTTTTGATGGCGAGGAAGACGGACTCCAAGGATCGCGGGCTTTTATCAAGACAGCTAAACCGCAGTTTATTTCAGGGTTAAAAGCCATGATTAACTTCGATATGGTTGGAGTTAACAATCAACTGGGTATTGGTGGTACATCGTCTTTAACAAAATTTGCCCGAAACATCAAGCCATACGTGAAAATCTTTGGATCTAGCGATGGTAGCGACCATGCAGTGTTTGCTAGTAAAAATGTACCAATTCTTTTCTTCTACCGAGGAGAAGAACCAAACTACCACACACCCAACGATCGGAAAGTCGAGCCAAAATTGCTAGATGAAACAACACAAGCAGGTTTGGATATTATCCAGCAGATTCTCAACGCAAAAGACTAA
- a CDS encoding trypsin-like peptidase domain-containing protein — MKKSLTNLSLVSFGALTAIVGAHFMPTNPVLSEPTSISAAPASNVENNFVSNAVERTGSAVVRIDSTRTVRSRYSGRRVAQGTGSGFIIRSNGLILTNAHVIGGADTVSVTLKDGRSFTGRVLGEDSTTDVAVIKIQANNLPTVSVGNSDQLKPGEWAIAIGNPLGLDNTVTVGIISATERSSRALGAGSRGVGFIQTDAAINPGNSGGPLLNQRGQVIGMNTAIIQGAQGLGFAIPINTAQQIANQLIAQAG; from the coding sequence ATGAAAAAATCATTAACTAATTTATCTCTAGTCTCTTTCGGAGCATTAACAGCGATTGTGGGCGCACATTTCATGCCCACAAATCCAGTTCTTTCTGAGCCTACATCAATTTCTGCTGCTCCTGCAAGTAATGTAGAAAATAACTTTGTTTCTAATGCAGTCGAAAGAACTGGATCTGCAGTGGTGCGGATAGACTCTACACGTACCGTGAGAAGCCGATATTCTGGTAGGCGAGTGGCACAAGGAACGGGTTCTGGATTTATTATTCGGTCTAACGGTTTGATTCTAACCAACGCTCATGTTATTGGCGGTGCAGACACGGTATCGGTAACACTAAAAGATGGTCGAAGCTTCACCGGCAGAGTGTTAGGGGAAGATAGCACAACAGATGTTGCTGTTATTAAAATTCAGGCGAATAATCTCCCTACTGTCAGTGTTGGTAATTCTGACCAGCTTAAACCAGGAGAATGGGCGATCGCAATTGGGAATCCTCTCGGTTTGGATAACACTGTGACGGTTGGTATTATTAGTGCAACAGAGCGATCGAGTCGGGCGCTGGGTGCTGGAAGTAGAGGAGTTGGGTTTATTCAGACGGATGCTGCCATTAATCCCGGTAACTCTGGCGGACCGTTACTCAATCAACGAGGACAAGTCATTGGCATGAATACCGCCATTATTCAGGGTGCTCAAGGGTTGGGCTTTGCCATTCCCATTAATACAGCACAGCAAATTGCCAATCAATTGATTGCTCAAGCTGGTTAG
- a CDS encoding EAL domain-containing protein → MPKDEREKIRHLLIVNDLKGQRTIPLKETTYSLGRDLRNAIVLRSRSVSRQHAILLRVTVPQTDQCCFRIIDGSFKGKRSTNGLFVNGTKCFSHDLQNGDVIEFGSNQAQAKYYAISNLSEEAFSEYCGEKDIYKLISEQASSANPFETIIGSSNNILEEATEVALARLASFPELIPNPIIETDLQGKVTYLNPAAASKFPNLRQFENNHPLAAGLSALVQNWKGGSFIREIEVNGEVFEQSIHYLPESDLIRTFIIRDITAQKQVEAELLQRDRLLQAVAEAANYLLAELNYEIAIDKAIATLGEAAKVDRIFLFENHCHPQNGERVVSLQFEWTHSNMKSFRSQSQNLPYDSCGLSRWYEILSSGQSIHGLTREFPATEQELLVQCGIQSLLLVPLRLEDKFWGYLGLADCCSDRHWSKHEESALLTMAASISAAKLRQQVEEKIRYQALHDMLTGLPNRLLFDEILSKTLPNASRIGESLAVMFLDLDRFKTINDSLGHTLGDQLLINVAQRLRDSLRAGDTVARWGGDEFIILLPRIISIDEVVQVAQRILQALENPFYLDSNELYISSSVGIAMLNEESPDAETLIKHADAALYKAKELGRNNHQFYAASLGAKAPNILTLEKSLRHALERKELVVYYQPRVNILTRKITGMEALIRWQHPEMGLVAPNAFIPLAEESGLIIPIGEWVLRTACQQNKIWQEAGFPPITMAVNLSLKQFRQLQLVETVAMILKQTELEAQFLELEITESTAIEDIDFTRNVLQKLEQMGVHLSIDDFGTGHSSLSRLQLLPLHNLKIDGSFIKNLTTDVKVTHIIKAIVTLGRSLGLRLTAEGVEKEEELEFLKSVHCEDVQGFLFYRPLCAQKVTEIMIGEWGVGNGE, encoded by the coding sequence ATGCCAAAAGATGAGAGGGAAAAAATACGCCACCTTTTGATTGTTAATGACCTGAAAGGACAGCGCACTATCCCCCTAAAGGAGACAACTTATTCTCTTGGGCGGGATTTAAGAAACGCTATTGTTCTTCGTTCTCGTTCAGTTTCCAGACAACACGCTATACTCTTGCGGGTCACTGTTCCACAAACTGACCAGTGTTGCTTTCGGATTATTGATGGCAGTTTTAAGGGGAAGAGGAGTACAAACGGTTTGTTTGTGAATGGCACAAAATGTTTTTCGCACGATCTCCAAAATGGCGATGTCATTGAGTTTGGTAGCAATCAAGCTCAAGCTAAGTACTACGCTATTTCTAACTTATCTGAAGAAGCATTCTCTGAGTACTGTGGGGAAAAAGACATATATAAACTCATATCAGAGCAAGCAAGTTCTGCAAATCCTTTTGAAACTATAATTGGTTCTTCTAATAACATCCTTGAAGAAGCAACTGAGGTAGCTTTGGCTCGTTTGGCATCTTTTCCAGAATTGATCCCCAATCCAATTATTGAGACAGATTTGCAAGGTAAGGTAACTTATCTCAATCCGGCTGCGGCTTCTAAATTTCCCAATCTCAGACAATTTGAAAACAATCATCCGCTAGCAGCAGGGCTTTCTGCTCTGGTTCAAAACTGGAAGGGAGGCTCTTTTATTCGTGAGATAGAAGTTAACGGAGAAGTTTTTGAACAATCCATTCACTATTTACCGGAAAGCGATTTAATTAGAACATTCATTATTAGAGATATTACTGCACAAAAACAAGTAGAAGCAGAATTGCTCCAGCGCGATCGCTTACTGCAAGCCGTTGCAGAAGCTGCTAATTATTTACTAGCAGAATTGAACTACGAAATAGCCATTGACAAAGCTATAGCCACATTAGGTGAAGCTGCTAAGGTAGACCGCATTTTCTTGTTTGAGAACCATTGCCATCCTCAAAATGGAGAAAGGGTTGTGAGTTTGCAGTTTGAATGGACACATTCCAACATGAAATCTTTCCGTTCTCAATCACAAAATCTACCTTACGATAGTTGCGGTCTATCTCGTTGGTATGAAATTCTTTCTAGCGGACAGTCTATTCATGGATTGACAAGAGAATTTCCCGCTACCGAACAAGAACTCCTCGTTCAATGTGGCATTCAATCTTTGCTTTTAGTACCCCTGCGGCTAGAAGACAAATTTTGGGGTTATCTTGGATTAGCAGACTGTTGCAGCGATCGTCATTGGTCAAAGCATGAAGAATCTGCTCTCTTAACTATGGCAGCCAGTATCAGCGCGGCAAAACTCCGCCAACAGGTAGAAGAAAAAATTCGCTACCAGGCGCTCCACGATATGTTAACTGGTTTGCCAAATCGCTTGCTATTTGACGAGATACTTTCCAAAACTCTACCCAATGCATCTCGGATTGGGGAAAGTTTAGCTGTGATGTTCCTTGATTTAGATCGGTTCAAAACCATCAATGATTCTCTTGGACACACACTAGGAGATCAACTTTTAATCAATGTTGCTCAAAGACTCAGAGACTCCTTAAGAGCAGGAGACACAGTTGCCCGTTGGGGCGGAGACGAATTTATCATTTTACTACCCCGAATTATATCTATTGACGAAGTTGTACAAGTCGCCCAAAGAATTCTACAAGCTCTAGAGAACCCTTTTTATCTTGATAGTAACGAACTGTACATCAGTAGCAGTGTTGGTATTGCCATGCTAAATGAAGAAAGCCCCGATGCCGAAACCTTGATCAAACACGCAGATGCAGCCTTATACAAAGCAAAAGAACTCGGAAGAAACAATCACCAATTTTATGCTGCTTCTTTGGGTGCTAAAGCGCCCAATATTCTTACTTTAGAGAAAAGCTTGCGTCATGCCTTAGAACGGAAAGAATTAGTCGTGTATTACCAGCCACGAGTTAATATTCTAACACGAAAGATTACGGGAATGGAAGCTTTGATACGGTGGCAGCACCCAGAAATGGGATTAGTAGCTCCTAATGCTTTCATTCCCCTAGCAGAAGAAAGTGGATTAATTATTCCCATTGGAGAATGGGTTTTGCGGACTGCATGCCAGCAGAACAAAATTTGGCAAGAGGCGGGCTTCCCTCCCATCACTATGGCAGTGAATCTCTCCCTTAAACAATTCCGTCAGCTTCAATTAGTAGAAACAGTAGCAATGATTTTAAAACAGACGGAACTAGAGGCGCAATTTTTAGAGTTAGAGATTACCGAATCCACAGCCATTGAAGATATTGATTTCACCAGAAATGTGCTACAGAAACTAGAGCAAATGGGAGTTCACCTTTCCATAGATGATTTTGGTACGGGTCATTCCTCCCTCTCTCGCCTGCAACTCTTACCACTTCACAACCTCAAAATTGATGGTTCTTTCATTAAAAATTTAACAACAGATGTCAAAGTCACTCATATTATTAAGGCAATAGTCACTTTAGGACGCAGTCTGGGATTGAGGTTGACTGCTGAAGGAGTGGAAAAGGAAGAGGAACTAGAGTTTTTGAAATCCGTCCACTGCGAAGATGTACAAGGCTTCTTGTTCTATCGACCCCTTTGCGCTCAAAAAGTGACAGAAATAATGATTGGGGAATGGGGAGTGGGGAATGGGGAATAG
- a CDS encoding response regulator transcription factor, which yields MLILLVEDDLAQLEPLRAALIKAGHTVDGIEDGETAQWLLSEKDYDLLILDWMLPKVSGVDLCQEYRRAGKTAPVLMLTAKDSTSDKVYGLDSGADDYLVKPVDIVELLARVRALRRRSPLWSGDRLTLADLYLDLNNLTIERNQASTQLSGREFQLMEYLMRHPRQILSHTQIEQALWGWGTEPESNAVTTLVRRLRQRLQIIEAKDWLESVYGIGYRLNVPENQ from the coding sequence ATGTTAATCCTTCTCGTCGAAGATGACTTAGCTCAATTAGAGCCTTTGCGAGCTGCTCTTATCAAAGCAGGACACACCGTTGATGGTATAGAAGATGGAGAAACAGCCCAATGGCTTTTATCTGAAAAAGATTATGACTTGCTGATATTAGACTGGATGTTGCCCAAAGTAAGTGGTGTCGATCTTTGCCAAGAATATCGACGAGCTGGAAAAACAGCCCCAGTGTTAATGCTCACTGCCAAAGATAGTACTTCCGATAAAGTTTATGGTTTAGATTCCGGGGCTGACGATTACTTAGTGAAACCAGTAGATATTGTGGAATTATTAGCCCGAGTCCGAGCGTTACGAAGACGTTCTCCACTATGGAGTGGCGATCGCCTGACACTAGCAGATTTATATTTAGACTTAAATAACCTGACTATTGAGCGCAATCAAGCCAGTACCCAGTTATCTGGGCGAGAGTTTCAACTGATGGAGTATCTGATGCGCCATCCCCGCCAAATTCTATCCCACACTCAAATTGAACAAGCATTGTGGGGATGGGGGACAGAACCAGAAAGTAATGCCGTCACAACATTGGTGCGTCGATTGCGACAGCGCTTGCAAATCATTGAAGCTAAAGACTGGCTAGAAAGCGTCTATGGTATAGGCTATCGTCTTAATGTTCCTGAAAATCAGTGA
- a CDS encoding DUF6152 family protein, with product MSYLPITLENNKQLTQELNTAMNYQQQNNKAMLKKAFLHTALTAATIANFLAAETGIASAHHGWSEYNSQQTLNINGEIQNVRYENPHTVIEVKTKDNKVWQAVLAPPSRMQRRGLPENILQVGQQVKLVGYPHRTDAREMRAEQIVVSNKTIELR from the coding sequence TTGTCATACTTGCCTATCACACTAGAAAATAACAAGCAACTTACCCAAGAACTCAATACCGCTATGAACTATCAGCAACAGAATAACAAAGCAATGCTCAAAAAAGCGTTCTTGCACACTGCGCTGACTGCGGCAACAATTGCGAATTTTCTGGCTGCCGAGACTGGAATTGCCAGTGCTCATCACGGTTGGAGTGAGTATAACAGCCAGCAAACACTTAACATCAATGGAGAAATTCAGAATGTACGTTATGAGAATCCACACACTGTTATAGAAGTCAAGACAAAAGATAATAAAGTATGGCAAGCTGTCCTTGCGCCGCCATCCCGAATGCAACGACGTGGTTTACCTGAAAATATTTTGCAGGTTGGGCAACAGGTTAAATTGGTGGGCTACCCGCATCGCACTGATGCTAGGGAAATGCGGGCAGAGCAAATTGTTGTAAGTAACAAAACGATAGAACTACGCTAA
- a CDS encoding SPFH domain-containing protein, translated as MEQKIKEFPAFKVNGFIMLAVVVVLTLVGGWYLWSRVQGLEALLARGLKITDFMGGEDSVAEVLAWLAATLLVVIIPSLSGFFSVEPNQAVVLVLFGKYMGTVRESGFWWTNPFASKQKISLRVRNFNSKIIKVNDAEGSPIEIAAVVVWQVFDSAKSKFAVDDYEEFVAIQSETAIRSLAIRYPYDAPDETETPSLRGIPDEIAHALQKELQARLEVTGVEVIEARLSHLAYAPEIAQMMLRRQQAKALIDARRQIVEGAVGMVNEALNRLSREQMLDLDDERKASMINNLLVVLTSEQTAQPVINAGTLYN; from the coding sequence ATGGAACAGAAAATCAAGGAATTTCCAGCGTTCAAAGTCAACGGCTTCATCATGCTGGCTGTGGTCGTCGTGCTGACGCTAGTGGGAGGGTGGTATCTTTGGTCTCGCGTGCAGGGATTAGAAGCTTTATTGGCAAGAGGCTTGAAGATTACTGATTTTATGGGTGGTGAGGATAGCGTTGCAGAAGTTCTTGCTTGGTTGGCGGCTACACTCTTGGTTGTTATCATCCCATCGCTGTCAGGCTTCTTTAGTGTTGAACCCAATCAAGCAGTGGTGTTGGTGCTCTTTGGGAAATACATGGGAACCGTTCGGGAATCAGGCTTCTGGTGGACAAATCCCTTTGCTAGCAAACAAAAGATTTCGCTGCGGGTTCGCAATTTCAATAGCAAAATCATCAAAGTCAACGATGCTGAAGGGAGTCCGATTGAAATTGCGGCGGTTGTTGTCTGGCAAGTTTTTGATTCAGCTAAGTCAAAATTTGCAGTGGATGACTATGAAGAATTTGTTGCCATTCAAAGTGAAACAGCTATTCGGTCTTTAGCCATACGATATCCCTACGACGCTCCAGATGAAACAGAAACGCCTTCGCTACGGGGAATTCCTGATGAAATCGCTCACGCTTTGCAAAAAGAACTCCAAGCCCGTTTGGAAGTCACAGGTGTAGAAGTGATTGAAGCACGGCTCTCGCATCTTGCCTATGCACCAGAAATTGCTCAAATGATGTTGCGAAGACAGCAAGCAAAAGCCTTAATTGATGCGCGACGGCAGATTGTCGAGGGTGCGGTGGGGATGGTGAATGAAGCGTTGAATCGTCTCAGCCGCGAACAAATGCTTGACTTGGATGACGAGCGCAAAGCTTCAATGATCAATAATCTGTTGGTTGTTTTAACTTCTGAGCAAACTGCCCAACCCGTTATCAATGCTGGAACGCTTTATAACTAA
- a CDS encoding glutathione S-transferase family protein, with protein MAKLTLVIGNKNYSSWSLRPWLAMRQFGLEFNEIRIPLDTPETAAQMQKYSPTRRVPVLLHGDLTVWDSLAICEYLAEEYPNLHWWHKEKAKRAIARCISAEMHSGFPNLRQKMPMNCRSRFPGKGRTPEVEKEIDRITNIWRECRQNLGTGGDMLFGNFTIADAMYAPVVARFTTYGVKLDAVCNTYVEAVLALPAMQEWLKAASLETEIIHAEEIYK; from the coding sequence ATGGCAAAACTAACGCTTGTCATCGGCAACAAAAACTACTCATCTTGGTCTTTGCGTCCTTGGTTGGCAATGAGGCAATTCGGATTAGAGTTTAACGAGATTCGCATTCCTCTTGACACGCCAGAGACTGCCGCACAAATGCAGAAATACTCTCCTACCAGGAGGGTTCCAGTGTTATTGCATGGCGATTTAACTGTATGGGATTCCCTAGCTATCTGTGAATATTTGGCAGAAGAATATCCCAATCTGCATTGGTGGCACAAAGAAAAAGCTAAACGAGCAATAGCCCGTTGTATCAGTGCGGAAATGCACTCCGGTTTTCCAAACTTGCGGCAAAAGATGCCAATGAATTGTCGGAGTAGATTTCCTGGCAAGGGAAGGACTCCTGAAGTGGAGAAAGAGATTGACAGAATTACCAATATCTGGCGGGAATGCCGTCAAAATTTGGGAACAGGAGGAGATATGTTGTTTGGCAATTTTACTATTGCCGATGCCATGTATGCTCCTGTCGTTGCACGCTTTACAACTTACGGTGTGAAGTTAGATGCTGTTTGTAACACATATGTTGAAGCCGTGTTAGCCCTACCTGCAATGCAGGAGTGGCTGAAGGCGGCTTCACTTGAGACGGAAATTATTCATGCTGAGGAGATTTATAAATAA
- a CDS encoding alpha-D-glucose phosphate-specific phosphoglucomutase, whose protein sequence is MVIKTAPTQPFTDQKPGTSGLRKKVTVFQKPHYLENFVQSIFDSLQGYQGQTLVLGGDGRYYNRQAIQTILKMAAANGFGRVMVGQGGILSTPATSAIIRKYGTFGGIILSASHNPGGPEGDFGIKYNIDNGGPAPEKVTEAIYARTKEIDSYKILEASDVNIDTLGETKLGEMVVQIVDSVTDYTELMQSLFDFDRIRSLITNGQFRLCVDSLHAVTGPYAHKIFEEHLGAPQGTVQNGKPLEDFGGGHPDPNLVYAHDLVEVLFGDNAPDFGAASDGDGDRNMILGRNFFVTPSDSLAVLAANAKLVPGYSSGLAGIARSMPTSQAPDKVAKHLGIDCYETPTGWKFFGNLLDAGRATLCGEESFGTGSNHIREKDGLWAVLFWLNILAARQQSVEEIVKEHWRIYGRNYYSRHDYEEVDSDRANTLITNLRSSVPNLKGKQFGAYEVEYGDDFSYTDPVDGSVSQKQGVRIGFTDGSRIIFRLSGTGTQGATLRVYLESYESNLAKQNLDPQEALADLIAIANEIAQIRTLTGMDKPTVIT, encoded by the coding sequence ATGGTTATTAAAACAGCACCTACTCAGCCGTTTACCGACCAGAAACCAGGTACATCTGGATTGCGAAAGAAAGTAACTGTCTTTCAAAAGCCTCATTACTTGGAAAACTTTGTTCAATCCATATTTGATAGTCTGCAAGGATACCAAGGTCAAACTCTGGTTTTAGGTGGCGATGGTCGCTACTACAATCGTCAGGCAATTCAAACCATCCTCAAAATGGCAGCTGCTAATGGCTTTGGACGAGTGATGGTCGGTCAGGGCGGTATTCTTTCCACTCCGGCTACCTCTGCTATTATTCGGAAGTACGGCACTTTTGGCGGTATTATTCTCTCTGCCAGCCATAACCCCGGCGGACCAGAAGGAGATTTTGGCATAAAGTATAACATTGATAATGGCGGTCCTGCACCGGAAAAGGTCACAGAAGCTATCTACGCTCGTACTAAAGAGATCGATAGTTATAAAATTTTGGAAGCTTCTGATGTAAATATTGATACATTAGGAGAAACGAAATTAGGGGAAATGGTGGTGCAGATTGTGGATTCTGTAACTGATTATACAGAATTAATGCAGTCTTTATTTGACTTCGATCGCATCCGTTCCCTGATAACTAACGGGCAATTCCGGCTGTGTGTGGACTCACTCCACGCTGTCACGGGTCCCTATGCTCACAAGATTTTTGAGGAACATTTGGGCGCACCACAAGGGACAGTCCAGAATGGTAAGCCTTTGGAGGATTTTGGCGGCGGACACCCAGACCCTAACTTAGTCTACGCTCATGACTTAGTAGAAGTCCTCTTTGGAGACAATGCCCCTGATTTCGGTGCAGCATCTGATGGGGATGGCGATCGCAATATGATTCTTGGTCGCAACTTCTTTGTAACTCCGAGCGATAGTCTAGCAGTACTCGCTGCCAATGCTAAATTAGTTCCAGGGTATAGTTCCGGTCTGGCTGGAATTGCCCGTTCTATGCCTACAAGTCAAGCACCCGATAAGGTGGCAAAACACCTCGGCATAGATTGTTATGAAACACCCACTGGTTGGAAATTCTTTGGCAACTTGCTAGATGCAGGTCGAGCCACTCTGTGTGGAGAAGAAAGTTTTGGGACTGGTTCCAACCACATCCGCGAAAAAGATGGGCTGTGGGCTGTATTATTCTGGCTGAATATTTTGGCAGCTCGCCAACAGTCTGTTGAGGAGATTGTCAAAGAACACTGGCGAATCTATGGGCGCAATTACTACTCGCGCCATGACTATGAAGAAGTAGATAGCGATCGCGCCAACACGCTCATCACAAATCTGCGTTCTAGCGTGCCAAACCTCAAAGGAAAGCAGTTTGGTGCTTATGAAGTAGAATACGGAGACGACTTCAGCTACACAGATCCAGTAGATGGCAGTGTCAGCCAGAAGCAGGGCGTTCGCATTGGCTTTACCGATGGTTCGCGGATTATCTTCCGTCTATCTGGAACGGGTACTCAAGGAGCAACCTTAAGGGTTTATCTAGAAAGTTACGAATCAAACTTAGCAAAACAAAACCTCGATCCCCAAGAAGCTTTGGCAGATCTGATTGCTATAGCAAATGAAATTGCCCAAATCCGTACTTTGACAGGAATGGACAAACCAACTGTGATTACTTGA